The Prosthecobacter sp. SYSU 5D2 nucleotide sequence AGCACTGGCATGCGAAGTGTGCGGAATATCTCAAGGAAATCGGGACACAAAATGCGGATGAAGTGCTTCACCGGTGGGAAGATCCGTTCAAGAAACCTGAACCAGTGCCGGAACCTGCCGTAGTCGGCGGTCTGGCAGCGGATGGTACACCGCTGCCAGCAGATGCAGTGACACCCCCTCCACCAACCAACACTACAACCACTCCGTCTGGGCCCGCAGCAGGAACACCAGAGACTGCTCCAAATACGACTGCGCCTGCCAGCACACCAGCGGCAACTCCGGCGGAATCTGGGACTACGGGCTCTGAGAGCACACCAAACCCAACGAATCCTCCGGCAGCCAGCAGCAATCCGAAATGAAGGATTGAAATCGGCGCTCTACAGGGTGGCCATGCCTCCTTGTTTGATCCAGTCATTCAGAGGTGTGCCGGCTTCTGCATCCAGGATCAGTCCGCACCCGAATGGGGCTGCATTGACACTGTCCAGCGCCACATGGCCCTGGCGGATGTCCAGGGTCGGGAAACCGGCTTCGTGCAGACGGTAAAGATCTGGATGATGTTTTAGGGTGTCGCTTTGCACCGCGTCTGTATGCATGGACAGGCCACGGAAATAATGATGCCCGTTGCGCTCCACATGCGTGATGCCGAGGGCTGACATCATCGCCAGGTCCTGGAGCATGGCGACGGGTCCGACGTTGGCGAGATCTTCGCCGCTGAGAATGAGAGGCCGGCTGGAGGCTTTTTGACGCACTTTCAGCAAGGCGGCATTTGCCAGGCCTTTGACGATGCCTTTGCAGTTCTTGTGGCTGGTGCCGCAATAGCCGAGATCCAGGGCACGGGGGAGGTCGGCCAGCGCTCCATCCGCCTCATCAATGATGAGGCCGGGGCCGTCACTCCAGCCCGCGATGGCGGGTGCAACATCGTCTGTGAGGGCGTGTGCCCGGTGCAGCGGTTGTTCGATGAGGAGGAGATTTTGGAAGAGGGGCGCCAGGGCAGGATCGGCACGAAGGGTCTCGTAGAAATCGCGGAAGCTGGCTAGGTCCTGGAACTGCTCATTGCCATCCAGCGTGACATGGAATTCCTGGGGGCATTCCTGGGTGAGGATGCTGGTGATCAGTCGCAGGCGCGGCAGGTCGGTTTCGGCCTGCCCGCAGACTTTGATCTTGAAGTAACTCAGGCCGTAAGCGCGGATAGATTCATCCAGGGCGTGAGGAAGTCCGTCGTGCAGCCTTTCCTGCTCCGGGATGTCCTGGGTGCGGAGGGGATCCCCAAGGCCCACAGTGTGGCGCACGGCAATGCGCGACAGAGGCTGCGGGGCAAGGGTCTGTGCGACGGTGATGCCTTCAAGTTCAGGGCGCACTTCCCCAAGGCGAATGCCAAGAGCTTCGCTGCCTAACAAACGATGAAGGGGAATGCCGGATGCTTTGCAAAGGCCGTCCAGGATCGTGCGCTCCATGAGGCTGACGCCGAGATTGGCCAGCAGGGATGGGGCTTGTTTGACGCTGGCCCAGGCCGCCTGCTCCTGATAAAGCTCCTGCCACCAGGGGAAGAAACGGATGGGTTTGGAGGCAGCCAGCCGGGCGAGCCGGGAGGCGTTCTGGATGACGGCGAGCATCTCCGCCAGATCCGTTTCAAAATCGGTGTCCAGATTTTTGGTAAACCATTTCGGCGGCAGACCTTCGCTCGCCAGGCCACGGGCTGGTTTGCCATCCACGCTCAGGTCCGCCGTGACAAAGAGATGCGGCAGCGCGCTCATGCTGGCAATGCCGTATTTAAAAGGAAAGCGCGTGCGCATGGGCAGCACGTGAAAGCGGATGTCGTGAATCTGGAACTGCATGAAGGACAGGGAACGGCAGCCGCGTTCATGTTTCACGTGCTTTCGTAGCCAGTGATGAAAATTATCCACACTCAATAGGCGTGTTTATCCTTGTCAGCCCCGGTTCGTTTTTCCACACTCCCATCATGAAACTCCGCCCGTTCCTGCTTTCGCTCCTTTCCGTTTCCTTTCTGGTTCCGTCTCTTGCGGAGGAAAAGAAGGCAGAGCCGAAAAAACGGGCACCCAATCCGTCACTCATCCCGGTGCAGGATGTGGAAGGTCTGCCGCGTGTGCTGCTCATCGGGGATTCCATTTCCATGGGCTATACCGTGCCGACCCGTAAGCTGCTGGAGAGTGTGGCCAATGTGCACCGCATTCCGCAGAATGGCGGCCCGACGAAGAACGGTGTGGCCAACATCGAGAAATGGCTGGGCAGCGGCAAGTGGGACGTGATTCATTTTAACTGGGGCATCCATGACCTGAAGTTCATGCCGGATGGCAAGCGGCAGGTGGAGACGGCGGACTATGAAGCCAATCTGCGCTCCCTCGTTGCACGCATGAAGAAGACCGGTGCCAAGCTGATCTGGGCCACGACGACGCCCATCCCGAAAGGCCCGCTCGTTCCAGATCGCAAGTTCGGCGAAGAAGCGGAATACAATGCCATCGCTGAAAAAGTGATGAAGGAAAACGGCGTGGCTATCAATGACCTGAATGCCTGGATCACCCCGAAGCTGGCGGAGATGCAGAAACCTCAGGATGTGCATTATCACGATGACGGGTCCGATTACCTGGCGCAAAAAGTCGCCCAGGAAATCAGGGCTGCCCTGGGCAAGTAAAGCCAGGCTTGCCGGGCGGCAAACTCAGCTCATGATGCGCTGCCCGCCATGTCCGATCCCGATTCCACTGCTGCTGCCTCCCGTCTCTGCACGGCCTGTGGCATGTGCTGCAACGGGGTGCTGTTTCACATTGTCCGGCTTCAGCCGGTGGATTCCGTGAAGGCGCTGGAGGCCCTGGGCATGAAGCTGAGCCGGAAAAAACGCGAGCCGTATTTCAACCAGCCCTGCCGATTCCTCAACGATTGCACCTGCACCATTTATGAGTCCAGACCGCAACGCTGCCGACTGTTTGAATGCCGGCAGATCCTGGGGCTGCAAGCCGGGGACATTGCGGAAAGCGAAGCGGAGGGCAGGATTGCAGAAGTGCGTGCTCTGGTCAGGCAGGTGGAGGCCTTGTTAGAGGCTCATGGAAACATGGAAAATCAAAGGCCCCTTTTGGAGCGATGTACGCAGCTATTGCAGCAAGGCGGGGAGACCCAGATGTACCCTTTGCGTCATGCCATGCAGGGGCTGAATGACCTTTTGAACCTTCATTTCCGCCCCGAGCCGGTGGCCCTGAATATGTGATCTGAGTCGTGCGGGATCGCTCAAGAGACTGGACAGACGCGTCAAATGATCCACCTGTCATGGATGTACGCCGCAGGCCCCAAGAATCCGCTCCACGGGATCACCCTCGAAAAGATGGTGACCGATCTCCAGGCCTTTTATGGATGGGAGATGCTGGGGCGGATAATCAAGGTGAACTGCTTCAACTGGCAGCCGAGCGTCAAGTCCAGTCTGGTTTTCCTGCGCAAGACACCCTGGGCCCGCCAGAAGGTGGAGGAGCTTTACATTGATACCCTGCCCGATCTGAAAGCCGTGGCCGAAGGCCGGATGGCCCCCCTGGCGGATGAGATGCAAGATGAAGCTGTGACAGGTGAGGCTGTGACGAATGAGCCGCTGAAGGATGAAGCGGTGAGCAATGAGCCTGAGCCAGATGAAGCAGTGGAGAGCTGCGAGACGCCGAAGGAAGGTGAGTAAGGGTGGACATACCACGCTCTGGCGAGCGCGGCTACGCAAGCTGCTTGCAGGCCTTGATCGTATTCGCGATGAGCATGGCGATGGTCATGGGACCCACTCCGCCAGGAACAGGCGTAATGGCCTGGCATTTGGGGGCCACTTCATCAAAGGCGACATCGCCGACGAGCTTGTAACCCTTCGGCGTCTCCGGGGCTTCGACCCGGTTAATGCCCACATCAATGACTACGGCCCCTTCACGGACATGCTCAGCTTTGAGAAACTCAGGCCGGCCAATGGCGGCGATGATGATATCCGCCTGGCGGGTGATGGCGGGGAGGTCTTTCGTACGAGAGTGGGCAACGGTGACGGTGGCGTCTCCGCCGGGGCCTTTCGCCATGAGCAGGAGGGCCATGGGCTTGCCCACGATCATGCTGCGGCCCAATACAACCACATTGGCCCCTTTCGTTTCAATGCCCGCATCCATGAGCAGGCGCTGGCAGCCTAGCGGCGTGCAGGGGACGAAACCAGACGGGTCTTCCAAAGTCAGTTTGGCGACGTTGATCGGGTGAAAACCGTCCACATCCTTGGCGGGGTCAATGGCGCGGACGATGGCGGCTTCATCAATGTGCGGCGGCGGCGGGCTCTGCACCAGGATGCCGTGGATGGCCGGGTCATTGTTGAGCGTCTGCACATGCGCCAGAAGCTCTTCCTGCGTGGTCTCGGCAGGCAGTTCCAGCTTGATGGAGTGCAGGCCCAGGTCGCGGCATTTTTTATCCTTGGACCGCACATAGGCCCGTGAGGCCGGATCATCTCCCACAAGCACCACGGCCAGCCCCGGCTTTTTTCCCTCGGACGCCAGCGCAGCAATGTCACGGCGGCATTCTTCGAGGACTTTTTCAGCGACGGCGGTTCCAGAGATCAGTTGCATCTCTTTTGGTGAATCAGGCCCGGCTCCGAGTCAATGACGATCCAGTGTCCGATGCAGGATCGTGATTTCTTTATTGTTCTGGCCCGCATTTATGTCCAAACAGTGTTCCTCCTGACCTCTTTGCCTTAACCATGACCACTCGCCGCACTTTTATTTCCGCCGTCACTGCTGCTCTTGGGGGCAGCGTTTTTGCCGCAGATGGCAAAGCCAAAACCGTGCTGCTGATGTCCGCCTGGGATACTGTAAATATCGGGGACATCGGTCATACGCCAGGTACGCTGCGGGTGCTGGAGCAGCATCTGCCTGAGGTGAATGTGAACGTGTGGGCGAGAAAGGTGGATGAACGTGTGATCGCCATGCTGAAAGCGCGTTTCCCGAAAGTGAAGATTTACCGGGGCGATCTCACTGGCAAGGAACCGCAGGATGAGAAACTGCGGGCGGCTATTGCCGAAAGTGACCTTTTTATCCGCAATTCCGGCATGGGCCAGGACACGGCCTGGATGAAACACTGCCGCAACCTGGGCAAACCCTACGGCGTCTATGGGCAATCTTACTTCGAGACCATGGTAACCGGGAAAACCGGTGCTGAAAACATGGAGCTGCTAAATGCGGCGTCCTTTATTTATACCCGCGAAAGCCGCACGCTTAAGATGCTGCAGAAGGCAGGAGTCAAGACACCGGTGCTGGAGTTTGGCCCAGACGGCTGCTTTGGCATAGATGTGCGTGATGAAGAACGCGGACTCGCCACGATGAAGAAGCTCGGTTTGGAGGATCGCAAATTCATCACCGTTCTCCTGCGCACGAATACCCCGAAAGCACCCGGAGTGGATGATTCGCGTCCGCAGAAGCTGAATCCGCTGTATCCCACGCCAGAACAGGTGGCGGATGATGAACGGCGAGCCGGAGTGTTTCGTGAACTCATCACCCAATGGGTGAAGGCGACGGGGCACAAAGTGCTGATTGCACCGGAGACCTATAAGGAAATGGGCCACAATAAGCGCCTCATTTTCGATCCGCTGCCACCGGAGATCCAGAAGCACGTCGTCAACCTGGAATACTTTTGGAATGCGGATGAAGCCGCCTCAGTCTTTGCCCGCGCTCACACCGTCGTCTGCCATGAGCCGCATTCGCCCATCATTGCCCTTGCCAATGGTACACCGATCATCCACGCCTTCTCCGAGTTCCACGGTTTGAAGTGCTGGATGTTTGAAGACATCGGCCTGAAGGAATGGCTGCTGGAGTTTGATGCGACTCCGGCGGATAAGCTTTTCCAGACCGTTATGGAGATTCACGAGGACTATCCGGCCGCTTTGGCGAAGGTGAAGAAGGCCATGGACTTTGTGCACCAGCGGCAGGCGGATGGCATGGGAGTGGTGAAAAAAGTGCTCGGTTAAACCGGGGCGATTTTTACTGCGAAGGAACAACGATGACGGGTCCATGTCGCGCCCCTCCCACAGTCTGGGGCGCGATGCGTGCCCGCCAGATGTAGCGCTGGAAAAGCACCTTCAGACTGGCAGTCAGGGGGACGGCCAGGATCGCCCCGAGCAGCCCGCCGAGAAGCAAGGCCCAGACCAGCACACTGGCGATGACCGTCATCGGATGCAGCCCGACTGCCTCTCCGACGATGCGTGGTGTGATGAAAAAACCATCCACCTGCTGGACGACAATGAAGATGGCCGATACCGCCAGCGGCATGGCCCACCAGGGATCCGCCGGGATAAGGGCACTGCCGCCTTGCACCGCCCCGATGATCACCGCCGGAATCCAGCATAAAGCGATGCCCAGATACGGAATGATACCGGCCACGCAGAGGGCCAGGCCGATAAGCAGCCCAAAGTCCAGGCCAATGATCATGAGCCCCGCGCCAGTGGCGATGCCATTGATCACACTGACGAAGAGCTGGCCGCGAAAGAAGGCGATGAGGTAACGGTTGATCTCATTGAGGCAGGAGACCACTTCGTCTTTGAATGAACTGGCCCTAAGGGGCAGGTAGTCGGACCATTGGGCTTTGATTTTGACGCTCTCAATCAGGAAGTAATAGAGGTAGAGCGGCACAATGATGAGCGACAGCAGGAAGCCGAACATGCCCAGGAAACCGCCAAAGGTGGCTTTGAAGAATCTCCAGCCATTACCCAGGAAGGATGGCAGGCTGGTTTTGACCCATTCACCGGTAAGCAGGGCTTTGAGGTCAATGCCCAGCTCCGTTTCAGGGGCTGTCTCGGTAAGATCATCGTCCGGAACGGTTCCCACGGCCGTTTCGAGATCTCTGCCAGTAGCGATGGCTGCACCGGAGCGAATGGTGGGTTCCACCCCGGCGGGCAGTTCCTGGGAGGTTTGGGCATCGCGTTTGACTGCGGCTGATCTCACGGAGTCGCGCATGATTTCCGCAATGGGTTCCGGCAGGGGGATGCCGTATTCCTGCTCCAGGCGGGTGGCGAAATCCAGCGTGGCAGCACGGGCCTTGACGGTGTAGCCGGGGACTTTTTTGGCCAGGTTAGAAGTCTGCTCAACCAGCTTGGGAATGAGCCACCAGCCCAAGCCGGTGAGTGCCAGGACAAAGACGCCAAAGATGATGAGGACGGCCGGCTGCCTTTTGAGGCCGCGTTTTTCCAGCCAGGCGACGCCAGGATCCAGAAGATAGGCCAGCACCCCGGCCACAGCGAAGGGCATCAGGATGGGCTGTAGAAAACCGATGACCTGGGTGGCCAGGTAGATAAAGCCGATGCCGAGAGCACCTACGACCGTGATGGAGAGCGCCGTGATGGCTGTCCAAAGGGAGCTGCGCTGGAAAGCAGTGGGGATATTCTTCATGTGGGAGCGGCAGAAGTGGCGTAAGATAGAGGGAGTTTGGCGCTTGGCGATGATGAAGTCACCGAAGGTGGATAAGGACAGTGGAAAAAGGAGGAAATTTTGTCATCCAGGCAAAGATGACAGCGCGGTTGCCCTGATGCCAGTCAGGGCTATACCGTAAAGGGATGCGCATCCTTATTGCCAGCGACAAATACAAAGGTTCCCTCACTGCCACACAGGTGGCCCAGACGATTGCAGGTGTTTTAAAAGAGGCCCTGCCGGAGGTGGAGTGTGACATGTGCCCCATCGCCGATGGTGGAGAAGGCACTGTGGAAGCGATGGTGACAGCGCTCAGCGGGGAATGGCAAACGGTCATGACCCAGGATGCTCAAGGGCGGTCGCTGGAGGCGGCTTATGGCTGGTGCGGCCAACAGGCAGTGATGGAGATGAGTGCTGCGAGCGGTCTGGCTCTGGTCAATGACCTGCCATTGATTCCGGCAACGGCCAGCACCTACGGCACAGGTGTGATGCTGAAGCAGGCGATGGCGCAAGGCGCACAACGAATCGTCATCGGCATCGGCGGCAGCGCTACCAACGACGGGGGGCTGGGCATGGCGGCGGCCTTAGGATACCGGTTTCTGGATGCAGAAGGGAAGGAAGTGCCGGCGGAGATGGGGCAGGTGATGAGGATGGTCAGGGTGGAGAGGGGGAAAAGTGCTCAGTCCTCGGTTCTCAGTGCGCAGAAAGAAGAGGTATCTCCCAGTGAAAAAAATGAGGACTGTGACCTCAGCACTGAGCACTCCATTTCTTGTCCTGTTCTCGTCGCCTGTGATGTGGACAATCCTTTGTTAGGTGAAAAAGGTGCCACCCGTGTTTATGGACCGCAGAAAGGGGTGACGGATGCGGCTTGGTTCGAAGAGCGCCTGGAACATCTGGCGGATCTGGTAGCAAGAGATTTGGGAGCTGACCCGCGCGATGTGCCCGGTGCAGGGGCTGCGGGCGGCCTGGGATGGGGGCTGATGGCTTTTTGCGGGGCCCGGCTGACCAATGGCTTTGACCTCATCGCAGAGCAGATAGGCCTTGAAGCACGGGTGGCAAGGGCGGATTTGGTCATCACCGGCGAGGGGCGGCTGGATGCGCAGACGCTGCATGGGAAGGGGCCGGTGGGCATAGCGCAAATGGCGCGCAGGCTGGGGAAAAAGGTGGCCGCTTTTGCGGGTGCCATTGATGAAAGTCCGGCGCTGAAGGCACATTT carries:
- a CDS encoding YkgJ family cysteine cluster protein, which codes for MSDPDSTAAASRLCTACGMCCNGVLFHIVRLQPVDSVKALEALGMKLSRKKREPYFNQPCRFLNDCTCTIYESRPQRCRLFECRQILGLQAGDIAESEAEGRIAEVRALVRQVEALLEAHGNMENQRPLLERCTQLLQQGGETQMYPLRHAMQGLNDLLNLHFRPEPVALNM
- a CDS encoding AI-2E family transporter; amino-acid sequence: MKNIPTAFQRSSLWTAITALSITVVGALGIGFIYLATQVIGFLQPILMPFAVAGVLAYLLDPGVAWLEKRGLKRQPAVLIIFGVFVLALTGLGWWLIPKLVEQTSNLAKKVPGYTVKARAATLDFATRLEQEYGIPLPEPIAEIMRDSVRSAAVKRDAQTSQELPAGVEPTIRSGAAIATGRDLETAVGTVPDDDLTETAPETELGIDLKALLTGEWVKTSLPSFLGNGWRFFKATFGGFLGMFGFLLSLIIVPLYLYYFLIESVKIKAQWSDYLPLRASSFKDEVVSCLNEINRYLIAFFRGQLFVSVINGIATGAGLMIIGLDFGLLIGLALCVAGIIPYLGIALCWIPAVIIGAVQGGSALIPADPWWAMPLAVSAIFIVVQQVDGFFITPRIVGEAVGLHPMTVIASVLVWALLLGGLLGAILAVPLTASLKVLFQRYIWRARIAPQTVGGARHGPVIVVPSQ
- a CDS encoding polysaccharide pyruvyl transferase family protein, with protein sequence MTTRRTFISAVTAALGGSVFAADGKAKTVLLMSAWDTVNIGDIGHTPGTLRVLEQHLPEVNVNVWARKVDERVIAMLKARFPKVKIYRGDLTGKEPQDEKLRAAIAESDLFIRNSGMGQDTAWMKHCRNLGKPYGVYGQSYFETMVTGKTGAENMELLNAASFIYTRESRTLKMLQKAGVKTPVLEFGPDGCFGIDVRDEERGLATMKKLGLEDRKFITVLLRTNTPKAPGVDDSRPQKLNPLYPTPEQVADDERRAGVFRELITQWVKATGHKVLIAPETYKEMGHNKRLIFDPLPPEIQKHVVNLEYFWNADEAASVFARAHTVVCHEPHSPIIALANGTPIIHAFSEFHGLKCWMFEDIGLKEWLLEFDATPADKLFQTVMEIHEDYPAALAKVKKAMDFVHQRQADGMGVVKKVLG
- the folD gene encoding bifunctional methylenetetrahydrofolate dehydrogenase/methenyltetrahydrofolate cyclohydrolase FolD, with amino-acid sequence MQLISGTAVAEKVLEECRRDIAALASEGKKPGLAVVLVGDDPASRAYVRSKDKKCRDLGLHSIKLELPAETTQEELLAHVQTLNNDPAIHGILVQSPPPPHIDEAAIVRAIDPAKDVDGFHPINVAKLTLEDPSGFVPCTPLGCQRLLMDAGIETKGANVVVLGRSMIVGKPMALLLMAKGPGGDATVTVAHSRTKDLPAITRQADIIIAAIGRPEFLKAEHVREGAVVIDVGINRVEAPETPKGYKLVGDVAFDEVAPKCQAITPVPGGVGPMTIAMLIANTIKACKQLA
- a CDS encoding SGNH/GDSL hydrolase family protein, whose product is MKLRPFLLSLLSVSFLVPSLAEEKKAEPKKRAPNPSLIPVQDVEGLPRVLLIGDSISMGYTVPTRKLLESVANVHRIPQNGGPTKNGVANIEKWLGSGKWDVIHFNWGIHDLKFMPDGKRQVETADYEANLRSLVARMKKTGAKLIWATTTPIPKGPLVPDRKFGEEAEYNAIAEKVMKENGVAINDLNAWITPKLAEMQKPQDVHYHDDGSDYLAQKVAQEIRAALGK
- a CDS encoding glycerate kinase is translated as MRILIASDKYKGSLTATQVAQTIAGVLKEALPEVECDMCPIADGGEGTVEAMVTALSGEWQTVMTQDAQGRSLEAAYGWCGQQAVMEMSAASGLALVNDLPLIPATASTYGTGVMLKQAMAQGAQRIVIGIGGSATNDGGLGMAAALGYRFLDAEGKEVPAEMGQVMRMVRVERGKSAQSSVLSAQKEEVSPSEKNEDCDLSTEHSISCPVLVACDVDNPLLGEKGATRVYGPQKGVTDAAWFEERLEHLADLVARDLGADPRDVPGAGAAGGLGWGLMAFCGARLTNGFDLIAEQIGLEARVARADLVITGEGRLDAQTLHGKGPVGIAQMARRLGKKVAAFAGAIDESPALKAHFDFTRAIKPAELPLAEAIARAEELLAVAVLESTGDIVRLLGR